In the genome of Leucobacter luti, one region contains:
- a CDS encoding quinone oxidoreductase — protein sequence MTRAIIATEIGGPEVLRIAEAPELVPGPGELLIETAAIGVNFIETYQRSGAYSVPLPFTPGGEGAGHVRALGAGVTGFAVGDLVTTAEAQATYADRFVVEAARAVAVPTGISAETAAALPLQGLTAHYLATSAATPEPGDTVLVHAGAGGVGLLLTQILTARGVHVLTTASTPEKQELSRAAGAVAVFDYSGFVEQVWDHTAGVGAAVVYDGVGKDTFDDSLRSLRVRGELVLFGAASGPVPPFDLQRLNSGGSLSVTRPSLGHFVRGPEERGWRYGELFDLIAAGALDLRIGASFPLAEAAAAHAALESRQTTGKVILLP from the coding sequence ATGACGCGCGCAATTATCGCCACTGAGATCGGCGGTCCTGAGGTCCTGCGAATTGCCGAGGCACCCGAGTTGGTGCCAGGGCCCGGTGAACTGCTCATCGAGACCGCTGCGATCGGTGTGAATTTCATCGAGACCTATCAACGTTCCGGCGCATACTCGGTGCCCCTCCCCTTCACGCCGGGCGGTGAAGGCGCCGGTCACGTGCGTGCGCTCGGCGCGGGGGTCACCGGATTCGCTGTTGGCGATCTCGTGACAACCGCTGAGGCGCAGGCGACCTATGCCGATCGCTTCGTGGTCGAGGCCGCGCGCGCGGTGGCCGTGCCCACGGGGATCTCGGCAGAGACCGCGGCGGCGTTGCCGCTCCAAGGGCTAACCGCGCACTACCTTGCCACCTCGGCCGCAACCCCTGAACCTGGCGACACTGTCCTGGTGCATGCCGGAGCTGGCGGAGTGGGGCTGCTGTTGACGCAGATTCTCACGGCCCGCGGAGTGCACGTGCTCACTACGGCATCGACGCCGGAGAAGCAGGAGCTGAGCCGCGCTGCTGGTGCGGTCGCGGTGTTCGACTACTCCGGGTTTGTTGAGCAGGTCTGGGATCACACGGCGGGCGTTGGCGCGGCCGTGGTGTATGACGGCGTGGGGAAAGACACGTTTGATGACTCGCTGCGCAGCCTCAGAGTGCGCGGAGAACTCGTGCTCTTTGGCGCTGCGAGCGGGCCGGTGCCGCCGTTCGACCTTCAGCGATTGAACTCGGGTGGCTCACTCTCCGTGACCCGACCCTCGCTCGGCCACTTCGTGCGCGGCCCGGAAGAACGTGGCTGGCGCTACGGAGAACTCTTCGACCTGATCGCCGCAGGTGCGCTCGACCTCAGGATCGGTGCAAGCTTTCCGCTCGCAGAAGCTGCGGCCGCACACGCCGCGCTCGAGAGCCGCCAGACGACGGGCAAGGTGATCCTGCTGCCGTAG
- a CDS encoding biotin/lipoate A/B protein ligase family protein, which produces MHGEYKVPGGKLVVVDFDVLDGRISDFRLSGDFFLEPDDALECINGAVEGLSPNGTIEQFANAIHEALPSEVHLLGFTPDSVGIAIRRAITGAAHWRDYDWQILHEPPITPVLNAALDEVLTTAVGEGLRGPTLRIWEWNEPAVIIGSFQSVQNEVDEEQAAAHGAQIVRRISGGGAMYMEPASSITYALYVPGELVRGMSFADSYAYLDEWVLEALQALGIDAHYKPLNDITSPQGKIGGAAQKRLGSGAVLHHVTMAYDMDAAAMTEVLRIGREKLSDKGTTSAQKRVDPLRSQTGLTREAIIEKMIEVFKRRHGGTDGEVTEGEWDAAELLVEQKFTTEAWIRRVP; this is translated from the coding sequence ATGCACGGAGAATACAAGGTTCCCGGCGGCAAACTCGTCGTCGTAGATTTTGACGTGCTCGATGGCCGGATCAGTGATTTCCGGCTCTCGGGTGATTTCTTCCTTGAACCCGACGATGCACTCGAGTGCATCAACGGCGCCGTCGAAGGCCTGAGCCCCAACGGCACCATTGAGCAGTTTGCGAACGCAATTCACGAGGCGCTTCCGAGCGAAGTGCATCTGCTCGGATTCACGCCAGACTCCGTAGGCATTGCCATCCGACGCGCCATTACGGGCGCCGCGCACTGGCGCGACTACGATTGGCAGATCCTGCACGAGCCCCCCATCACGCCAGTGCTGAATGCCGCGCTCGATGAGGTGCTCACCACTGCCGTCGGCGAGGGCTTGCGCGGCCCGACACTGCGAATCTGGGAGTGGAACGAGCCTGCCGTGATTATCGGCAGCTTCCAATCGGTGCAGAACGAAGTCGACGAGGAGCAGGCCGCGGCCCACGGCGCCCAGATCGTGCGCCGAATCTCGGGCGGCGGGGCCATGTACATGGAACCGGCATCGAGCATCACTTACGCGCTCTACGTTCCCGGCGAGCTCGTGCGCGGCATGAGCTTCGCGGACTCCTACGCGTACCTCGATGAGTGGGTGCTCGAAGCGTTGCAGGCGCTCGGGATCGACGCGCACTACAAGCCGCTGAACGACATCACGAGTCCACAGGGCAAGATCGGGGGAGCTGCGCAGAAGCGGCTTGGATCCGGTGCCGTGCTGCACCACGTCACGATGGCGTACGACATGGATGCGGCCGCTATGACGGAGGTGCTTCGGATCGGGCGTGAGAAACTGTCCGATAAGGGCACGACGAGTGCGCAAAAGCGCGTCGACCCGCTGCGCAGCCAAACCGGCCTGACTCGCGAAGCCATCATCGAGAAGATGATCGAGGTCTTCAAACGCCGCCACGGTGGCACCGACGGCGAGGTCACCGAGGGCGAGTGGGACGCGGCCGAGCTGCTCGTCGAGCAGAAATTCACCACGGAGGCCTGGATCCGGCGCGTGCCGTAG
- a CDS encoding alpha/beta fold hydrolase, translating to MSMAPGSPTEFSYVDATGVEIFATEWTAEHPIGVVQISHGIGEHSKRYAAFAQHLVRAGFAVFADDHRGHGETGRRQHDGDLSKLGKLGPGGLHATENAILQLTAIARERYPDLPVIMFAHSWGSLMAQRTLNLHPHAWDALVLSGSAFRTPRFMESGDLNATWTGPDANGFEWLSRDTDSVAAFIADPLCFEADILKLFGVRDGLRLFGKPAAGLDPDVPILIVSGSADPLARGDGLQRLGAAYRHRGVRDVTVKLYPDARHELLNETNRDEVIADVVTWMLERVGAE from the coding sequence ATGAGCATGGCACCCGGATCCCCCACCGAATTCAGCTATGTCGATGCCACAGGCGTTGAGATCTTCGCGACCGAGTGGACGGCCGAACACCCCATCGGGGTCGTGCAGATCTCACACGGGATCGGAGAGCACTCGAAGCGTTACGCCGCCTTCGCACAGCACCTCGTGCGCGCCGGCTTCGCCGTGTTCGCAGACGATCACCGCGGACACGGCGAGACCGGCCGCCGACAGCACGACGGCGATCTGAGCAAGCTCGGCAAGCTCGGGCCGGGAGGCCTGCACGCAACCGAGAACGCGATCCTCCAGCTGACCGCGATCGCTCGCGAGCGGTACCCGGATCTGCCCGTCATCATGTTCGCGCACTCCTGGGGCTCCCTCATGGCGCAGCGCACGCTGAACCTCCATCCGCACGCGTGGGACGCCCTCGTCCTCTCCGGCTCAGCGTTCCGCACGCCGCGCTTCATGGAGAGCGGCGATTTGAACGCCACCTGGACGGGGCCTGACGCGAACGGCTTTGAGTGGCTGAGCCGCGACACGGACTCCGTCGCCGCATTCATCGCAGACCCGCTGTGCTTCGAAGCCGACATCTTGAAGCTATTCGGCGTGCGCGATGGTCTTCGCCTGTTCGGCAAGCCCGCCGCTGGCCTCGACCCGGACGTCCCGATTCTCATCGTGTCGGGCAGCGCAGATCCCCTTGCCCGCGGCGACGGCTTGCAACGCCTGGGGGCCGCGTACCGTCACCGCGGCGTGCGCGATGTCACCGTGAAGCTCTACCCTGACGCGCGACACGAGCTCTTGAATGAGACGAACCGCGACGAGGTCATCGCGGACGTGGTGACCTGGATGCTGGAGCGGGTCGGCGCTGAGTAG
- a CDS encoding MFS transporter, which translates to MNTTTPRAIDPRHPLSLRNGSATFVIALASLMMANLAPFIMTALAHLGFDVITSGNILTWGLLASAVVGLGTSRLAAGAARRTLACAGLAVAVVAFGAAALIPNPTLAVTGLIVGGAGVGAAISTSGAAIAALRNPNRVSATSGLVNRVLITLVLAVIPLIGITQGTVFGALALISLAGLTLARWLPDSPEHAEPVDVTTSLAIAEPRRITVAGFAILLVFPLWGTSEDAIWTMAPVLGDAVGLDEQGLGFALSLAAAGGILGMLLVSICGARIGRAAPLAIALTTGVRSRSGSALPKIRRCSPRSSSASTRSMLSRSLCSSRRRRGLMPAAGGLAPCSARTSWAPASRRSSAAHSLSSSESPRSR; encoded by the coding sequence GTGAACACCACCACACCACGCGCGATCGACCCGCGCCATCCGCTGTCTCTGCGCAACGGGAGCGCCACGTTCGTCATTGCCCTGGCGAGCCTGATGATGGCAAACCTTGCGCCGTTCATCATGACGGCGCTCGCGCATCTCGGCTTCGACGTCATTACGAGCGGCAATATCCTCACCTGGGGGCTGCTGGCCTCCGCTGTGGTGGGCCTCGGAACATCGCGCCTCGCGGCAGGAGCCGCACGCCGCACACTCGCCTGCGCCGGGCTTGCGGTTGCGGTCGTGGCGTTCGGCGCCGCGGCACTGATCCCGAACCCCACCCTCGCCGTAACCGGACTGATCGTCGGCGGCGCAGGCGTCGGTGCCGCAATCTCCACCTCAGGGGCCGCGATCGCCGCACTTCGGAACCCGAATCGAGTCTCCGCCACGAGCGGGCTCGTCAACCGTGTGCTCATCACTCTTGTGCTCGCCGTGATTCCGCTGATCGGAATCACGCAGGGCACCGTGTTCGGTGCGCTTGCGCTGATCTCGCTCGCCGGTCTCACGCTCGCGAGATGGCTCCCGGACTCCCCCGAGCACGCCGAGCCCGTCGATGTGACCACCAGCCTTGCCATTGCAGAGCCGCGACGGATCACGGTCGCCGGCTTCGCTATTCTCCTGGTGTTCCCGCTCTGGGGCACCAGCGAGGACGCGATCTGGACAATGGCACCGGTGCTCGGTGACGCCGTCGGTCTCGATGAGCAGGGTCTCGGCTTCGCTCTCAGTCTCGCCGCGGCAGGCGGCATCCTCGGCATGCTGCTCGTCTCGATCTGTGGCGCGCGCATCGGCCGCGCGGCCCCGCTCGCGATCGCGCTCACCACCGGGGTGCGCTCAAGATCTGGATCGGCTTTGCCGAAGATCCGACGCTGCTCGCCGCGCTCATCATCGGCGTCAACACGATCTATGCTTTCGCGTTCTCTCTGTTCATCGCGACGGCGGCGGGGCTTGATGCCCGCGGCAGGTGGTCTGGCCCCCTGCTCGGCGCGTACCTCGTGGGCTCCAGCTTCGCGCCGCTCATCGGCGGCGCACTCATTGAGCAGTTCGGAGTCCCCACGTTCTCGCTGA
- a CDS encoding amidohydrolase, which yields MTSETTIYRNATVFTGEATVAPRECFAVRDGLVLAAGDLTSVRLAVGGDAATPPPGVTEIDLGGAVVTPGIIEGHSHMMMLGESLSKVQLRDAGSIAVVQERLAAARAANPEAPMLLGTSWLFDIFPEGERPTAALLDAVVSDVPVILDANDLHSVWVNTAALAAMGITRETPDPVGGEIVRDANGDATGFLLETAAMSHAWGYLDSVRSEVDEDRYLQAAFDAYLETGVTGATEMSFGAADLAAYRRILDRDGRLPFPVNAHWLLTATGDIASDAAQIEQITRVRDEIAAQYGDQWLRITGVKFILDGVIDACTATMREPYANGELPGAIWEREFALPMAVAADAAGLQLALHAIGDEASTIALDMVQECIRVNGARADRRPRVEHLESVADDTIARMAALGVTASMQPVHCDPAVLDNWQAVLGDERARTGFPWHKFRAAGVTLALGTDAPTAPHVAPDNLFIALTAESALDRSREAYQPERVFTPAQALEALTLGAAFATKRETELGRIATGFRANVAVWAANPLQGAPAELLGTGAALTLVDGQVAYRREA from the coding sequence ATGACCAGCGAGACCACGATCTACCGGAACGCCACCGTCTTCACCGGTGAGGCTACGGTGGCCCCGCGCGAGTGCTTCGCTGTGCGCGACGGACTCGTGCTCGCAGCCGGAGACCTCACCTCCGTGCGCTTGGCCGTCGGGGGCGACGCCGCGACGCCGCCACCCGGCGTCACGGAGATCGACCTCGGCGGGGCAGTGGTGACCCCCGGCATCATCGAGGGCCACTCCCACATGATGATGCTGGGCGAATCGCTCTCAAAAGTGCAGCTGCGGGATGCCGGATCGATCGCCGTGGTCCAGGAGCGGCTCGCTGCCGCACGCGCGGCGAACCCTGAGGCCCCGATGCTGCTCGGGACGAGCTGGCTGTTCGACATTTTCCCGGAAGGCGAGCGCCCCACCGCGGCGCTGCTCGACGCCGTCGTATCCGACGTGCCCGTGATCCTGGACGCCAATGATCTGCACTCGGTGTGGGTCAACACTGCAGCGCTCGCGGCGATGGGAATCACCCGCGAAACCCCTGATCCCGTCGGCGGCGAAATCGTGCGCGATGCAAACGGAGACGCAACAGGCTTCCTGCTCGAGACCGCGGCCATGAGCCACGCGTGGGGCTACCTCGATTCGGTGCGCAGTGAGGTAGACGAGGATCGTTACCTGCAGGCCGCGTTCGACGCCTACCTGGAGACCGGCGTCACCGGCGCAACCGAGATGTCCTTCGGAGCCGCAGACCTGGCGGCCTACCGGCGGATCCTCGACCGCGACGGGCGGCTCCCCTTCCCGGTCAACGCGCACTGGCTCCTCACCGCCACAGGCGACATCGCCAGCGATGCAGCCCAGATCGAGCAGATCACCCGCGTGCGCGACGAGATCGCAGCGCAGTATGGCGATCAGTGGTTGCGGATCACCGGAGTCAAGTTCATCCTCGACGGCGTGATCGACGCGTGCACCGCGACGATGCGCGAGCCCTACGCGAACGGAGAGCTGCCCGGCGCGATCTGGGAGCGCGAGTTTGCCCTCCCAATGGCGGTTGCGGCAGATGCTGCCGGGCTGCAGCTCGCGCTGCACGCCATCGGAGACGAGGCGAGCACGATCGCGCTCGACATGGTGCAGGAGTGCATCCGGGTGAACGGCGCGCGCGCCGACCGCCGCCCCCGCGTTGAGCACCTCGAATCGGTCGCGGATGACACGATCGCCCGCATGGCTGCGCTCGGCGTCACCGCCTCGATGCAGCCGGTGCACTGCGACCCGGCCGTGCTCGACAACTGGCAGGCCGTGCTCGGCGACGAGCGCGCGCGCACCGGCTTCCCCTGGCACAAGTTCCGCGCGGCCGGCGTCACGCTCGCGCTCGGCACAGACGCCCCGACGGCACCGCACGTCGCGCCGGACAATCTGTTCATTGCGCTCACCGCGGAGTCTGCGCTCGATCGCAGCCGCGAGGCGTACCAACCGGAGCGCGTATTCACCCCGGCGCAGGCGCTCGAGGCGCTCACGCTCGGTGCGGCGTTCGCCACGAAGCGCGAGACGGAACTCGGCCGAATCGCGACAGGCTTCCGCGCCAACGTGGCGGTCTGGGCTGCGAACCCGCTCCAGGGCGCACCCGCCGAGCTGCTCGGCACTGGTGCGGCTCTCACGCTGGTCGACGGCCAGGTCGCCTACCGCCGCGAGGCATAG